A region of the Brienomyrus brachyistius isolate T26 chromosome 10, BBRACH_0.4, whole genome shotgun sequence genome:
AATCTTGGCGGCTGTCTCAGGCAAAGTCAGCTGACCCTGAAGGACGTCACGAGCCATTTCATGTGGCTCTGAATACTTGGTTACCAGCATGAATGTAAACTATGTTGCGAAGACAAGCGTGGAAATAGCTCAGCCCAAGTATGATGGTTGAAAATTCACGAAAGGGACAGGAATACTGCGGAGCGACCATGTATATCCTGCCTGGTTGGTCAGGTTGGGCTGTAAATGTATGCAACCCGACAAGGCTGACCTGAAGCTTAATTGTATTCACATGAACCTTAAATTGTTACCCGCTGTAGCTGTTTGCATTATGCATTTCATCTTACTTGGTGTAATTTCTCCTATGTGCACTTTTACTGTGGCTTAATATTTTACAGATACTTGCTCATAATTGATTTATTCAACTTAATCTATTTATATTTAGAAAATTACATATAGCACCCTAGTTCCCAGTTAAGCACACATAAATGAGTGGGTAGGATGAGCATTATGGTAGCAGTTTTCTGACAGACCATAAGAGGGCAACATTTTCTCAGTATCCACCAGAGCTCAGTgattgaaacatgttgacttATCTCCACACTACAGAGGTACAGAGGGTTAAATCTACAGACTCCCCCTTGGAGAGATAATCTTGACATTTTTCTGGAAAAATGTTAGCATTTGGAGATACTTCGCaaagcatttatttaaaatctTGAATTCTTCCTTGAACTCAGATCACTTTTCCTGCCCTCAGATTGAGGGTTGGAGCCTCGTTTCCCGTAAGTGAGTGTGACAGAAAAACTGCATAATAGATTCTGCCAATTTCCAGCATCTTGAGAAAATATGACCAGTCAGGTAGGGAGCATCCAACCCTTTCCCATCAGTTCATACAACCAAGCATGTAGGGATTATCTGAACTGTCTACACCCGTTATGCACAAACGCATTAAGCCGATGGTCACAAATGCATTTTTTACTTTACACATCTCAAAGAAATCATATCAAATGATTTCCACACTCACAAGATTGTCAGTATTAAAAACTGTGCTTGAGTAGGTGTATCTTTGCAAATGAAGACTCCTATATTTATGTTTCTGTATTATAACTATCTGGGGAGCATTCAGCAGAAATCATGTGCATAGTAGGATACCCATCGGTTTGGTctggtccactttactgcagAGGAGGCTCAGCCAATTAACCTGCATGAAAGAAGCCGTTCTTCTAAGCTGAATCTTGATTGGCTGCTACTGCCCAGGTTAGGCTGTGGTCTTAAGGCTGTCATATTGCTTGATGACATATCCTAGATTAATAGGATATCTGGGTTTTAGAATGTGGTTTCCCAGTATAGGTATTAAAAGTAACCTCAGTGGAGGAAACGTAAATCAAAATACATTAACTGAACTTAAAGTAGAAAAGTGGGTTAACCATTGTTTTGGGTTTAAGGTGTATTGCATGTATGAACAAAGAGCTGCATTAAATACTAAATAGTGAGTAATATATACCTCATGAGGTTAATAGGACACAGCCCTCTCACTTTGCGAGTTTGATCTTTTCAGGTCAAAAGTACATGGTCTGCATAGGATGAGTCTGAAGCTGGCTAGGATGACCTGTAGAGAATTTCAGCAGGACCCCGATAGATGCCACAACTGGGTTCTTCCATTTGCTGATGGGAttctaaatttaattttaaagtACATTGAAGGCATAAGAAGTTCAAATGGAACAGTTCAGTGATGACAGTCATGTACAGTCTATGCATGAACTGGCGCTACATTATCCttggttatattttcttattggaGCAGTGGGGGAGAAAGTAAATCAGATTTTACAGcacattaacccccccccaaacatttAGGTTTGTAGAACAGAAAGAAAAACCCCCAAAACATTTTCACCTCAAGATTTATTTCAATCAAATTCTTCCAGAGATCAATAGCAAAGAGGGCAGAGGCAGTTACAAAATACATTCCCGATCAGAGGCCGCTGGCCAGTTTGACGGCATCTTCAGCCCTCACAGTTACTGGGGGACTGAAGATGTCGGGCATGAGGACAGATTTAGTTGACCTTGGGGCGACGGAAGTCCTTGCCAGCAAACTTGGCACTGCTTCCGAGCTCTTCCTCAATCCTGGAGGAAAAAGGTCAAATATCAAAGTGTCACATGCTCCAAGTAAAGCATATGCTAGTGGTGAGAGTTGGGCTTCATCCACAGCTGCCGAGGGAAATATTTACGTCAGCTAAACTTACCTCATCAACTGGTTGTATTTTGCCAGACGTTCTGATCTGCACGGTGCACCAGTCTTGATCTTCAATGAcgggggggagagaggaaaaaaaaaaaaaagtcagatgATGTCATTTTGCGTTAGCAGACATCCATGGAAGGACAGAGAGCAGGAAGATACCTGTCCAGTGCACAGGCCAACAACCAGATCAGAGATGAAGGTGTCCTCAGTTTCTCCTGAGCGGTGGCTAACCATCACTCCCCAGCCATTAGACTGGGCTAGCTTACACCTGCAAATTAAGGTCGAAGGTCAGCTTGGTTCCAGGTCACACAGGCTACTCTAAAAAGCTTACTGGAAGGTTAGAGACGGTTTAATAAGAGAACACTGAATGTCAAGTTGAGGGCTGCAGAACATGTAAATATTCTAAAGAACGCTTACGCCTTGATGGACTCTGTGACTGAGCCAATCTGGTTGACCTTCAGCAGAAGGCAGTTGCAGGCCTTCTTCTCCACGGCCTGCTGGATCCGCTTGGGGTTGGTCACGGTCAGGTCATCGCCCACCACCTGGATGTCCACAGAACCTGTGAACTTTGACCACTGCTCCCAGTCATCCTGGTCAAACGGATCCTCAATGGACTGTACTGAGGATCACCAAGAttagagcgggggggggggggggggggggggggagtggagaGAAATGTAACACTGTCACTATTACAGTTATTCATAAACTGCAAGACTTCTGTAATGTCCCAGAGTctaataaatgctattaaattACTTCCTATAAAACCTACAGCAAAACTGAATGAGGATTTAGGTTCGTCTAATTTTAGAAGGTTCCAGCAGCACAATACATTAAGCCATAGGACAGTTTTTTTGGgcaaaaatgcaaaatgttaACTTTCTGGCTGTTGTATAATGTACAAGATGATCAAACTAGTGCTGCGCAACTAGTAAAATGTGATCCCGATACCTGGGTAGTTCTTGACGAAGCTCTTGTACAGGTCTCCCAGCTGCTCCCCAGAGATGTGGCGGGACGGGTCGTCGGGAGACTTGAAATCCAGGTCGTATTTACTGTTTCTGAAGAACTCTGAAGCGGCAACGTCCATGCCGATGATGACCTTGTCAGGATAGCCGGCTTTCTCAATGGCAGTCTTAAGCAACTCCAGAGCTAAAAGAAAGAGGCTTGTGAGTAATCAGTTACAAAAAAGGCAGTGACTAGGATTATCATAGATTACAAAATTAGTGGTTTAACGACACCCGGTGAAGTAACCAATGGAAAGTGACTCAAAATTGCTTGACAGCACAAGTAGCGTCTACCACTAGCTCATCACCCACCCCCAAACAGTTCTCACCCTCATTGTTCTCCAGGATGTTGGGGGCAAAGCCACCTTCATCACCCACATTGGTGGCATCCTTTCCATACTTGGCTTTGATTACGTTCTTGAGGTTGTGGTAGATCTCGGCACCGATGCGCATGGCCTCGTGGAAGCTAGCCGCGCCCACCGGCAGGATCATGAATTCCTGCATGGCCAGCTTGTTTCCGGCATGGGAGCCACCATTGATGACATTGAAGGCCTGTAGAATTTTGGAAAGGTAATAGGAAGGACAAGACCTCAGTGACCCATTCGTGGTCTCAGTAGCAGTAAAATTGGCTGTTATTTGGAGATATCagcaggcagagcaggaccATGGCTACGTTAGCTTATGACCGAGGTTCTCCAGCACTCTCCTTCCACGCGTTACCATCCCGCCTGTAAGCCCTTCCCATGACGACTCACTGGTACAGGCAGGATCACGTTCTTGTTTCCAGCAAGGTCAGCGATGTGGCGGTACAGGGGAACACCCTTCTCAGCAGCTCCGGCTTTGCAGACCGCCAGAGACACACCCAGAATGGCATTAGCGCCAAACTTAGCTGCGGAAAAGGTGCAACGCCAGTAAACGTGTGCCAAAATGAACAATTACCTGCACTGCTACAGAGTGAGATTCACGTTGCCATCATCCATCTATAAATTTGAGTTTGGCCAACATCCAAGACTCAGCAAGTTCGAGCTATGTAACACTGCCCATCCAGAAACAGTGTGGGGCGCATTATCACCGTAGCTAGTAAAATCAACAAGTCATTTAGATTATAACGAATCACAGGGTACCCAAATATCAGTGGGTGTTAGATTACTCACATTTGTTCTCAGTGCCATCCAGTTCCAGCATGAACTGGTCGATCTTCTCCTGCTCTACCACACTCAGCTTCTGTGCAGGGAGAAAGCAGAAATCACAAATGAGGCAACGCACATcagaaaatgcatcagtgcTCGACCACAACTGCACTGACCTTCTCAATCAGTTTGGGGGCAATGTCCTTGTTGACATGGTCGACGGCTTTTATCGTACCTGTGAAGCAAAGTTGATAAATCGTATTTTTGCTTCAAAGCAAAACTAGCTGGAGAGCATCTCGGATTACACATGCAGCTTTTAGGCGAGTGACCAACATTGGGCATCATGACACTGAAGTGGAACTCAGAAGCTCAGCTAACATGAGAAAAATGGTTGAGTCGTCAAAGGTTCAAACCTCATCCGCAACGTAAGATACCTCAACAGAATGTAGGTTTTACATGCGTTTGAGTCAGAGGTGGTCACCTTTGCCCAGATAGCGAGACTTGTCACCATCTCTAAGCTCGAGAGCCTCATGAACTCCAGTGGAGGCGCCGCTGGGAACAGCAGCTCTGAAGAGCCCTGGGAAGAAACAGTAGGAAGGGTGGGATCCATTTACAGATGGTAATAAATGTGACACAGAGGCATACTGGTGCATCTTCAGAGATTAGAACGCAATAGAGAGCTCAGTACAATGAGCAGAGGGGCAATAATGGTATAAAAACCACTGAAAATTAATGAAGGCTCACCTTTGGCCGTGTACAGGTCTACTTCTACAGTAGGGTTTCCTCGGGAGTCGAGGATCTCACGAGCATGGATCTTGGTGATTGACATAGTCACTGAAAAGAGGGAAGACGGCACTTAATGCTTGAAGACAGCTCTGGGAAACCAGGTGGGATCTTCAAGCCTTGACAGCAACCCTACCCTCAGAATCAGAATGAGTAACAGCAAAAATTACTACATTACATCTTATTCTGTAGAAAGTATGACCTAGTAAGAGACAGTAGCCATGCTAGATACAACTGCCTGACATTCTGCTTTGAGCAAAATTTAGACCAATGCCCAGTCACTCTAAGGAGGGGTATAAatagctggggaggggggggaattaAAGGGCGcattccaccaccccccccaacacactgtCCAGTCACCTACTGTACTTTATTTTAATCAGGCATTCTCTGGTTTAGGCTTTGCACGTAATGCACGCTCCAACAGTGGTGCCCCTACAACACGTTGCTCAATGCCAACAAAAGCATTCCATTGCAATGATCTGCCCACCATCCCATTACAAGCCTCAAAGCACCAATTGCAATAAACGAATGTCCTCCGTGGCTGCAGAGAGATTCTTTTTTGCATTTGCTCTTGGTTAAAAAGGACACACAAGCGACACTGCGATCACATCCAAAATAGCTCGTGCAAAACGCCCAACCTTTACACACCTGCCCCCTGACCTCTGATCTTTCCCCAAAAGCTTGCTGACATTTGAATGGCTGCACAGCCGCAATGCATGTCAGTGTATCAGGTTGTACCGGCCCTGAATCGGCCCGTTACATTATGCATCACTCATAAGCTTTGTCCTGACAAAAGGAAACCAGGAGCCAAGGAGTACGCAGATTACAGCCATAAACATTTCAAGTAAGAGTCATTAcatttttcacaaaaaaaaagttgctgGGTCTGAGGTTAACAGGCTACTGGGCCAAACCTCTGATCCAACATGTCAACCTAGATGACTACTGACCTTTACCATAAAAAAGGAAATGTTAAAGGGTCAAGACTTAAGAGCAGAGCTTCTCCTGCAGCGTCATAAAACTCAACCTGCCCTTGAGCTGCAGATAACGAAGCGGATGCGTCGCAGTATCACTGGAAAAACGGCGACGCTTCAGTGTTAAACAACCATTGATGTGCAATATATAAAGGACTGAATTGCCTAAATGTTACGAAGTTAAACTGTGCGTGCGACAAGGGAGTGGGTCGTGGAACCTACATAGATAGGCCTATATCAGGTTCGATTATAATGATAATTGATGAGCTAATAAGATTATTGTATAGCAAAACTGAGACTGACCACAGCTATCTAATGTAGTCTCATGCACGCATGCGTGTGTGTCCTAAACAATTACGCCAATTTACAATTATAAGCACAGTTTTCACCCCTCAACGTATTTCGAGGTGTGGAAAATGGACTTTGTCCGCTCGATTTCTATATACAACCGTTTAAACAAAGTTGTGCAATGTGAAACATTACACAAGAAAAGGGCCGCGCTCGGGAAGGATGCAATTTGCTCTTTGCTGTAGGCAGCTACTTCACACATATGCAGCTTCATGCCGCGATCGCAGCTGCGGTCTTCCGTCATGCACGGATAAAAATCACCAGCAGCTTTGGCACATCGAGAGGGAGGCGCTCGACCTCCATGGAGATAAACAGCGTcaacattaaaataaattaaataaatcggGGTTTTGAATTAGAGTATACAATGTATAAAAAGTTACAAAAAACGCAACTGGTAACCCAGACTAAACTGGAAACTTTGTTCCGGGTAGGACAAACAATGTTACCATCTTGTTTAATGAATGACAAGTTCATGTGAACGCTCCCATTTAGAAGCTGCGACATGGCGGAACTAATGTTCGGCAAAGATTCTAATAAAATACCAATGCTCAATCATTCTTACTTTGTACcacaaaaaatatcaacatGAACTGCGCATTAACGAACCCGCTATTTATTTTTACCTGAGTGTGGTTGGCTTGTCTGATTGCCCGGCTTCCTGCGAGACTTCAAGGTGCTTGAACTTCGTCCTGTACGGCAATTTATAGCTACTCCCTCAAGTCTAACTTCCCAATATGGTAAGCGCCTTTAGAGACTGTCGCGCAATTCTCTTTCTTTTGCGTCTCATTGGTTTCCGTGTTTTTCATTGTTTGCGCACACCACCCCCCTTTTCATCGGCATTTtcataaatgatatgaatgagTGGTCATAGTGGATACTGGGGATACCGGCGAAAGTAGTATGATCACAGACAATATCCATGGTGAATAGGTGACCGGGGTCCGGCTGTGGGTGTGGGATAACGTGACCTTTGCTTCTGGTGTGAAGGGCATCTGTACAGTCCCAAGTGGCTTTGAAGGAGTAAAATTAGCGGTACTAACCTGTAACCATGCAGGGGGGCTGACAGCTTCAAGCCCGGTGACCAGTGTCGCAGATCTAGAGCTGTATGGGGAGCTGAGGGGGGTTATCTAGCCGTTTTAACCCTTTATTTATAGTGAAAATAATTCTaatgaaatatgttttattCTATTCATTAGTAAGGTACCCACCCGATGTTTGGGCCTGAGCCTCTATAGGATAATTTTTTCAGCCTCTGTGTTTTATCCACCTGCTGTAATGGAGCGCACTATAAACGCCATGAAAACATAAAATTCGCCAAGCCtaataattaaccacaaaccatGCAGATATATACTTATTTTGATTAAGGTAAGACTAAGGAGGTGTTTGAATTACAGGTGCAAGTAAGTTCTGTAGCAAACCTACTGTTTGCAAAAAGAAAATATTGCTGATACAGACGGACTACAGTGTCAGACCAAACATGGAGGAATTTGCAGTAATAAAGTATGAAAATGACAACACAACAGAGATATTTTCAGTTACGAAAACAAGTGTTCATGACTAAAACAATGTAATGTTACACTGCTCTTAGTCTTTTCCTGCTTTGTGTGAGCAGTTGACgtttgtatttcagttcatagaTACAGAAAACGTTGATATCAGCACGCCTACCGCAAAATGCTACATTCCTGTTATAACCAAAGTGTATAAAAATCTCTGCAAtcatatattattcattaaatATCCACGTCCTTTTTACCATGTCCTGCTTTCTGTCATGTGTTACCTGAGGCAGAAAAGTTGTCCAGACTACTGAATGTATTTCTGCTGCGGAATCTTTAGGACAAACACAATGATAGTATAAAATCATAATGACTAGAATAAGCTAAGTGTTCCTGCATTTTCTTCCTGTAGTCCATGCAGTTAGATAACTGCACGTTTAAACTACTtggtgtcctgtgctgcctggaatatACCCCAAGCCCCTACAACCTTGACCagcataagtggttagaagatggacatATAGGCCTAAGTACTGCTTTAAGTTACATCTATGTTAATTTCAATGTTGGAATCATGTTCTTCAGCCATTTTCATCTGCAAAACCACTGTTCCACTTTATTGGAGATGTTCAAAATACTCGTTCCTTAATGGTAGTTACCTTAGTGCTGCATCTCCACCAGAGGGCGCGCTCTCATTACATGAAATGTACATACAAATATGCATCCATGTATTCCGTAGAGGGGCAAATGATCCTGGAGCCAACCTTATGGAGCACAGGATGGGATGCAAGGCAGTAGTGGATCACACATCCAAAGTGGCATCCAAAACGGAGCACCCCAAATGGGCCACCTGTACACAACATCAGGCATTCTGTCCCTATGCTCCCCGAGAGTACAGCTCACTGCAGTTCACCGCAGGAAAAAGGTCACCAGCGGGATTTGGGGCTGTTGACTGAATGGGTATATCCAGGATGAGGTGCACAAAAGGGCAGATTGAAGGGCAGAGGACTGGCAAAGCAGAAACAGGAAGCAGGACCCAGGAAACAGAAAgtaaagcacaaacacaaaaacataTCAACAATAACAAACTTATAAACATGACAGCAGTTACCCAgcacagcagctgcaaagcaaaGGCGAATCAAAACCGCGAACCCTGCAACAAGATTCCAGCTCCCCTAAGCCATGGACCCAGAAGCAAGAGTCCGACTGCCAAAAGCATAATATTTGTGACTAACTGGCAACTCCAGGAGTCACAAAATCAAACTAAACACATCCCAATGGCTGTACTCCGAACTAAATAAAGCTCTGAGCCCTACACTCAGAGCGATGATGGTTGCTGAACAGGAAGTATTGCACACTGCCTTGTGTGAATAAGTGAAAGTGCTAAATGCCACTGGTGCAGAGCTTAGTCACCTGCTTACAAATGCAGGTGTGACAGTGGCAAAGCCAAGACCTGCACCGATATCTGGTGTACATGCAATCCCCTAAGCTAATGACATTTCATTATCATGGTTAGCAgattcacatgtgtgtggagtttgcatgttctccccatgtcgtcgtggggtttcctccgggtactccggtttccctccactgtccaaaaacatgctgaggctaattggagtggctaaattgcccgtagatgtgcatgtgagagtgaatggtgtgtgtgccctgcgatgggctggccctccatcctgggttgttccctgcctcatgtccattgcttccgggataggctccggaccccccgcgacctagcaagataagcggtttggaaaatgaatggatgttaGCAGATTTATTTTTCTCCAGCCTCCTTATGTAAGGGGCAGAGTGTATTGGGGAAGTACTCACTTTCCTTCTCTGTTTTCACAAAGCTGTCCAAAAAGTGAATATCTATCTAGTTATTGGGCTGGTTGAAAAATGGCAGCTGGGTCAGAATGAAAATAGTTTTTCACGGTCTTATTTTAGTAATATGATTTTCCTAAAATACCCCAGGATAATTATAACCGAagtaacaaataacataaaaaatttTATGTAAGAAAGCTTTTTAATTAGGCTTCCTGGTGGCAGTGGTTAGCCCCTGTCACCTTACCCATcttggacctgggtttgagtctctaccACGgttctaggtgtgtggagtttgcattgatgggccaaatggcttcctctcatttgtaaatttcttttgttccgcctgtgtcattgtgggtgtCAGTGTGCGCTGATAAAGCGGGTAATGcgacaagcaggcaggcagaaaggatgcaggcaaggaggcgaaagtcggggtaaacggggatttaataggGAAACGGAGACCAAGGGACATCAACTCACAATACCTAACGTCAGTGACGGACCaaaaaaccagggcaagacatggactgaaatagacaagactggctgaaaataatcagacacagctgggcaagatcggggaagcacatgtggataatcagggggcgtggcacacacgtggataatcagggggcgtggcacacacgtggagcggacgagccgggcatgacagtggggGTTTCTCTGGCTGCTCTGCTTTTGCCCCACAGTACAAAAAAACCTGCTGTGGTTTATTGGCGTTACCcaattgcccatagatgtgaatggagtgtgaatgtgccctgcaatggaatgGCACCCCATCCaatgctgttccctgccttgcacctctaGGCTCCTGACCGCTTGCATAGGAAAAGTGATTACAGAAGACGGATGAAGGGAAACTTAATAGGAGATTCTTACAGTAAACCTTTGTTAGAAATTGACATGAGACAATACACAGTacagtgcaaaagtcttaggcaggcaaaaaaaatttagattatcctcgtgttggtgtaaaactatgatattatgcctgtcagtgtgtcagcttagccatttcagaacctctgctaaaatcatcctagtatttgcagcgaccgtccagtgcagccatgtattatttgacttggccactagcacacctcatacagctagtcagtctgtcactgactttttaaaccaatatatttaattgagTTGTTggcgaaatttaacaaaatcatggaacggctgaggtgcccctgaggagaggttttggaactgaagcggtgttcatctagccatccaactagatatcagtaactttttagtaaacagaagaaattatgtaatatgtttgtgtaaaaatttctttggactgcctaagacttctgcACAGGACAGTACATGTCATATATATACAAGGCTCATGTTATAACAATGTTCAGCACTTGGGAAATAAATTCATAGGCATGTTGTTCATTAAATTTGGCAGAAGTTTTTATTTGGCCACATCAACAAGTCATAGTCGCAAGTttgaaatataaaaacatacaTAGATCTTTGAATGGTCAAACTACAGAGGCCGGCCAGCTGTTGTGTGTGACAGAAGGCCCAGTTCCGGAAAACAGCCTGCAGCCAGGGAGAGTCGAGCAATGGTTTGGCGAAGGTGGGGGAGGGTTGTGATCAGTAGCCTGATTTCTTCAGGTGCTGAGACATATCGAAAGCTTTAGGGTTCAGTTTCCCTCCGTGAGCCTCCTTGTTTCCTTTCACGAAGACTAGAGCTGAAAGATGcaatagaaaaaaaatgcacattaaTATTTACAGCAGAATCTCTGCATTCGATATCAGCGCACAGGCAAACATTCATATGACACAAGTTCTTCCACAATCTAGTGCAGGTGTTGCTTTGGGCCAAAACAAAGGTGAATAAAGGGAAAGACAAGATCAGGAGTCAGAAGATATGACCGAATTTGCAAAGAGTGTTTGAAAATCttgatgtcttggtcctgccttctCTATaatatgattggttcagagacataaccatttttcgttctgccctcagaacatttttgtacaagtaaaactcccatgaacatGTACAGTAGGAGTGAAGGAATGGAATAGGGGAGTCGGGGTGGGGTGCAGTGGGGAGGACGTCACCTTTGCCTGATTTGCCTATGGAGATGTTATAGGTGTCTGGATTTTGATCTGAGGCCTTGGTGCGAACGTCCATGGTGGACTGGCCATCGATGTTAAGGGCGTCTCTCAGAACGGTGCATTTGGTGCCTGCGATTGTCACCCCGGTGCTGAAGAGGGAGCCACGGTCAGTGGTCACCAGCTGGCGGATTTCTGCAGCCTGAGGAAACAACATGCTTCTCTGTGAGCATTTTGATATAATAGTGAATTTCTACGGACTTTCACATAGGAGCAAGGGCAATTTATAACCCCAGAAGTCCTTAATTACTTTACAACACAAGGGATATACAAGCCAGTAAGAACCTTACTCttacaaacatttatttattaatgcagAACCTTTCTGATATTTTGGCTCTCTTTGGATCAGTGGGTGGGTGATTGGAAAGTGGCTCATTCAAATCGGCTTtattgttggacccttgagcgaggcccttaaccccaattgttccagggactggctgaccctgtgtatgtttggataaaagcatccactaaataaatgaaaaaacacatttaaaatatcATTCATTGGTGACCATATCTGATATCTCAGACTGTGGGCTATTTACCTGGGGGTGTACCATCTAACTCACACTACAGGCCATTTGTCTGTGGTGGCCAGGaattaaatcaataagaaaaataaCTGGTTTTGTTTTGGGAGCTTTTCAGCAGCATCTGACCCGACTCATtagtgccccctacaggcccCAAGGACACATTACTATTCATTGTTTTCCAGCGTCTCCTCTGTGCACGCAGGAATAAGGGGCAGTGAGGTCAGATGCTGAATTAGGAACTACTAAATGGGACGAtcctaggaaaaaaaaaaaagcctggaCAACGTCTGACCGTAGAACGTAAAGTTCCGCTAATAAACAAGTAGGTGGACGAGGCCTACTTGGTACAGAACAGGCAGCAGGTTCAGGAATGTGCTTGAGCAGCTCCGGACCGGACTGAACATGCACACTAGTGCATCCCACTGCGCAGCATGCATCTTAGGCTGCGTGCAGGTGCCGACATGCAGGGACGGCTTGGAGAGAAATAGGCATAACCCAAGGCAAGGGGGTAAGTATGCTAAAAACCAATGGCTCAAAACAAATTCCTTGGGaaatcctgtcctgtcctgtcagaCTTTCTTGGAAGTACGTATGAAGACAGCGTTATCG
Encoded here:
- the eno3 gene encoding beta-enolase gives rise to the protein MSITKIHAREILDSRGNPTVEVDLYTAKGLFRAAVPSGASTGVHEALELRDGDKSRYLGKGTIKAVDHVNKDIAPKLIEKKLSVVEQEKIDQFMLELDGTENKSKFGANAILGVSLAVCKAGAAEKGVPLYRHIADLAGNKNVILPVPAFNVINGGSHAGNKLAMQEFMILPVGAASFHEAMRIGAEIYHNLKNVIKAKYGKDATNVGDEGGFAPNILENNEALELLKTAIEKAGYPDKVIIGMDVAASEFFRNSKYDLDFKSPDDPSRHISGEQLGDLYKSFVKNYPVQSIEDPFDQDDWEQWSKFTGSVDIQVVGDDLTVTNPKRIQQAVEKKACNCLLLKVNQIGSVTESIKACKLAQSNGWGVMVSHRSGETEDTFISDLVVGLCTGQIKTGAPCRSERLAKYNQLMRIEEELGSSAKFAGKDFRRPKVN
- the pfn1 gene encoding profilin-1; translation: MSWDGYITNLMAGDFMMDAAIVGHEKGQESVWAAHKGGDLARISAAEIRQLVTTDRGSLFSTGVTIAGTKCTVLRDALNIDGQSTMDVRTKASDQNPDTYNISIGKSGKALVFVKGNKEAHGGKLNPKAFDMSQHLKKSGY